ggttcaatggcgctgaaaatattcaaatggaattttatgagatgcaatgaggaaataaaactatattctattcgagagatgtatcactgctcgatttttattataaaaagtaccatccgttcggttttaaactttttaaaagTATGTGCGTCCCGCCAATGACTTacaaccttaattttggcccgcgagcgacaaaaggctGCCGACCCCTGGACTACTTTATATATTGTTGTTGTGTATTATGCCTAAGTTTATACTTACAAATTCTTTCATGTACGTTTTTACATCATTGCGCATCAGCCATGAACTGCTATTACACTCGGGCACACGTGTTTCGGGCCTTGTTTTCTTTTTGTCATATTTACATTCATAATACAgatattgtttcatttattacGATTATTGTTTTGCCGAGTCACCTGTGTGAAATGATGACTCATCATCAACGAACGTTAGTGAGACTTAAAACTAAATCTTACCGGGATGTGAACGAAATGCTCATTCATAGATAATTCTAATTTGAATGAGTTAATAAAAGTTCATATATCATATGTATGTGTCTTACCGTTACCGTTAACGACTCCGGTCAACGCAAACAATAAAACGCGTTGGCATGGTCAGAAACTGTTCGAAGTAAAAAAAAGGTCGATTTGAAAATGTTAAATTATTtgcctgaaaaaaaatatagggcctcctgaagtatgcgcacaaagatggcgcgcaacctgaactcaggttgtgtaccaggttgtggttcaggttgtgcgacatcttggtgctcatacttcgggagcaccaatatatatatatatatataagaatgaCAGCCGATAACTTCCCTTTAATGACCTTGTATCAGCGTGACATTTGTTTTTAGACATTTCGTCCTTGGCACCGTAattctttttaaaatgtgaTATTTCCCTTTACCATGTATGGTGGTGGGCtggtaaaattgtaaataagaAGAGAACGTAAAAGCATTCGTCAATGTGGCCATACCAGTACACATTGGGTTGTTACTTATGGATCTTGATCGTTatgccgtataattagcgagttattaagtaattagtgataggacacgcGGTGTAGCTATTGAGTCacagcgaaggatacacgccgctagatcgataagtcggcggtctctaaTCGCTATCTCGTTTACGTCTTGCTGCGATAATTATTACATTCGCTGTTTTTCAAGAAATAAATACTGTAGCCCATGACGTCATAAAATCAATTTGcgaattccgtaaataaaattgtgaattcaacggtaacaatgataatgtTTTCTTCAAACTTGGTTCAAGATAACTtctgggtgtcgctgctcgataaccagtctTGTTATCTCGCGCCTCCCTTCATCGGCGTCGGCGGCATCGGCGTCAAGAGAGGCCTAAACGAAAAGAGTTAAGGGAcggcacgtgaaagcatactaacctaaccctaggtcaGGCCTGTAAGAGAGAAAGACAGTAAACTGAAGTACCATATTACttcttttttgtattgtatattCACAATGTGTACTTCAGTATggtagtaaaaataaataaattagtaaaataaattactgatcaCTGACTGACTTCCCAATATGTTCTTTCAGATCTTTAATTTTACGAAACTGGCGACATCTCTGTTTATTATAAAGGGTCATCTGTGTACATTATGACGCCACAGGACAGATCTTCAATTTTACGAAACTGGCAACATCGCTGTTAAAGTGCTTCGTTTACAGATTGACCAGCGAATTGTAACGGACGGACGGAccattttttcttcaattatcACGATACCCGttcgtgtttttttattttgaatatatgtttGTGTGTTGAATGTGGGTAAACTGGCGCATGTATATTAACATGTATTAAACCTTTATAAGTTTTGCCAGCTTCCCCGATTTTTCCAATcttctgtgtgttcattgtttgtgtttagtgtatgattttttttgtggGAAAACCAAAATATACCTATGTTCGAAGCCCTGAGCATTCCACTGATTTGTCTTACTGCACTTGCTGGATAGTATTCTAagtgaaaaactaaaaaaaaatagtagctTAGTCATGGTTAAATGAAGGACCTGCTTGTACTTAGGGCTAGGCTCACTCGACCATGACGTTATAATGAAAAAGTGAATACTTTAgacattttttttactatttgtCTCGCgcaatattgaatttattttttggcAACGATAGATTACCGTATCTGGAAGCATATACAGTacttaatattttcattattgtgCATGCGTTATACAAATCGATTTTTGTAGTGTGGCTTATTCCAACTATTGAATTAATGTTTCTCTTGtcgaatttgaatttttgattttctgtAACTGCAATCACATAAAACGATTTTCCTGTTTTGTGGTTGCTAACTACGCTTCATCATGTCATGTTAATAAGCAATTTCTTTGTTGTATCTACGCCCACCTGACCATGATGTTACAAAGCAAAAGTGACTACCTTAGTCATTTTTTCCTATTTGACGCgcgcaatatttaaaatgtatacTTTTAAAATTGGATGTATTCAGCAAGTCAAgatgatataattttttttaatttaataacgTTTGTTTGATTTCACCTGCTTTTCAACTCAGCAAACAAgttgtcgctgacacgatgacttacTCAAAGTGACTAGTCGCTTTGGGTCTTTGGACTTACTTTAGTCTTTCGCGGCCCCGCGTCAGTTGCGGAAATATTGTATGTTtgtttatgttatattttaattatcatgTTTGTTTAATATTGTGTGTACAAtatgcacgacgaaataaatatctgaatcctTTCAAGCAGTAGCGTTTTCTATAAATTGTTTAAATACCTTAATTAGAGAGAGAGTGAAAGAGAGtttatttcgtcaaaattaACTGTAAAACTTGAATAGCGAACATGGAgggagctgactctgatgaccgtaTTGTCGTATCGCTCTCTTCAGTCTATACCAAATTactttgtgtatattgtatatatttatttatcgattcaatgcttgtattctaTTCTGGTTGGCGAAATAAAtatctctctctttctctcttGTAGAATAATCAGAAGGTGAAATGAACACGCCGCTTGCTTTGGCGATTTGACAgagaaaagaaaaaaggttgtggTCTTGCCACGTGGTTATGCGCTGTAACGCCGTTCGGATATCGAAGGTTTTGTGAGTGCGTTTTAATAAGCATATTAGATAGGATAGATAGAgacgatttacatatttatcccggggagaggaaagacgGCTTAACCgtgtggcgaaccacggcctctcgcccagTCACCGGTACCATTCCATGTcgcgtatgggattagtcagttacttgtttttgaaagcatggacttgacatgcgtcggaccacattaccgGTACAGAgtgcagtacggcacactatacaaatagggtgacattgtcccgtttcagagaaacccatttcacagatgatcagacatccctcctttgggagacgtctggacattgttgttcctcaatatcggtaataatacagtatattgAAGTTGtgaaaatactacaaaaaacagcaatctagtaacgtcatcattgaattcctcggggggggggggggaaatAATCCGATTAAcccaagaaattttttttttcattttacctCAGCATTCAAGAGCAAGAagcaaaaaaacagcaattttggtcatgtgacggccgTGATTAaattagattattattgagacaagcatggcgcgatatgaagcatctgacgtggtcccagacgcccctcgtttgtgaaaatttttgaaatttggatagtgtgctgtactggagtgtggttggatacagtcagtgGGCCTGTCAAAATCTCGTTTGTATGTTGTCCCCCCCTGGTATAAGTAgtctatattttgattttcccgcaaaaaagttgatatgtctgaggaagtctgacgaAACGGTACAGAAagatatttgtgttagtgtgcagtagGTAGGGATGTCcaaaaaagaataattttttgattcgaaccgaatattattgcgcaatcctaaatTTATCTCTACTGTACCAAAATTAAATGGAGTATGGGAATCACATGCCTCCTTAAAAACTGCGTGTTGAAAATTGCAGATACTCTCAATACCTTATTTACTCAATTCTAATagattcagttttaataggtCATGTGTAGCCTGTATAtactattttaatcctattatcATTAATTAGTCTTAACTTATTGAGGTTCTTTTATGTAATTTTaagcaaaatgataaataaccattaatataaataaaagtgttgcccaaaaatttcaaaattgtagcTAGCTTGATGATGACATTATTATTTGATGAACTTATTGTTACTGTacacagccatcaaaatgcaagagtgcaattatttgccTTGTTGATAGATGGTAAATACATCTACATCCACAATCATGCTTCAGCTGCGGGCCAGCAGTACCATGTTGCTATGATTACTGACTTGACATATGCAAATTGATTCTGTTTATAGAATTATCGTTTTCTGTGGATACAAAATTGCCTTTTCCTCCTGTGTACTTTCTTAAAACAAATATTGCCGATGATAACTTTTCagttatgaccatgcatgatATAGCTATTCACATGACATCGGCATTAGCAGAGACACCTTTTTATCGCAAAATGAAGGcaagagaaatatcgggaaactTTAGGTGCCGTCGCTTGCACGATAAAAAAACGCTGTCGTCGCTTGCACGATAAAAAACGCTGTGCAAAACAAAGGGTGCGCCCTGTAAGGTACTACAGTACTAAGTAGTTGTCATAAACACTCTGCCTTGTGTTTTCAGATCTGTTTTCTTCCGATATATTTATACTTAACTATCAAGATGGCCGAAACTGGAAAAGTGAAGTGGTTCAACGTGACTAAAGGATTCGGATTTATCGAGAGAGAGAATGGTGATGATGTATTTGTGCATCACTCAGCAATAGCAGGTTCTGGATACACGACACTCAGTGAAGGCGATTCAGTGTGCTTCGACGTAGCACCAAGCCCTAAAGGACCACAGGCTAAAAATGTGAAATATCAATCTTGAAGAGTAAAATCAGTGGATTGGAAAAAACATTGTGGGAAcagaacattttttttatttttgctctttcCCGTATTGTAGGGTTCGAGAGTTTAGTTCGTCTTAGATTTAATTTTCAAGCTTTGAAAAATTCTTAACTCATTTTAACATGTAGAATTAAAACATCGTGGTTTagaaatgagtttttttttacaacttGGTTGTCCCTTTCAAAACTGTTCATGTAACTGCAATTTTTAATAGTCTGTACAGCGTGTTGTTGATTGGCTATTGCTacggaaataaataaataaaagagaaaaCTTCATTATCAATTTACAGATACAACTGTCCTGTTTGCTTTATTATTAGCTCATATTCGTTTAACCACCACATAATAAACATATGCACGTCATATCAATGTGTTTTTATTAGGAATGGTTAAGTTTGTGTAGGGGCGAGGGAGAGGGGTTAGTAGCATAAAAATCTTatggggatggcgaaatgcggtcgatTTGTAGCTTGCAAAGGATGGTCTCGTAATACCGCTGTACTGTCCATATAAGTTTGAtaagattcacatatttatcccggagcaGAGGAAAGACAATAAGACAGCTTAAGCATATGGCAATTCACGACCTcccgtctggttaccagtttaTGTCGAGTATGGGGTTGGTTAgcttggcggtgtggcgcatcgtgctaagcgttaggaatacagccaccgcatctctgattacccttcctgggatcgcaggttcgaatcccatgcggagatgatcatgtgcgagaggattgctggactcctcgccgccgtaaggtggttcacgtaaccgctggtcggttacggcttcctccaccataaagtccatgcttccgaaaacaaatatctggctaactaatcccatacccgatttggactgataaccggacgagagaccgtggttcgccatatgattaagccgtcttatggctttcctctcccccgggataaatatgtaaatcctatcctagccAGTTATTAGTTCCTGATGcacggacttgatggtagaCTGGTTGAGGTAATTCGAAATGCGGTGAATTATCTGTGAAAAAACAAATCtgatcgtaatcgtcgacgcaataagtcaaagccaacatgaaagaatatcaatcagcaccgacaaaaggAAGGCCTagctataaccgtcgaggatgttttttcactgggtcttactacttactgaatacagcgcgaaacaccgcaaagagcgcgaaacagcgcaaaagagaggaaaacagcgcgaaacagaaggaaaccagcgcaaaacagagggaaacagcgcgaaacaggagacgcagtcattaccacctcctgccaggaaagaaccacggcgcctctcgccttggttttatggcgctatttccggcatatttacaaggttatgtaccggattataggtcatcatgcgaaattttatctatctttttggtgctccagaagtatgtgcagcaatatgtcgcacaacctgaatccgctacacacacacacatactattttcaggttgtgcgccatcttggtgcacatacttctggaggtccctttttacctaaccctaaccctaaagccaaccatatccatatggaaaatgttctaaattatggtacccaaaatgtgtcaccagcaggggcagacctgccattacagcattactggctacatacgttggtttgtgtttttaatttgctgccgtggtactccaactcaaaacaaggtgccccgaactcattgcaaaaattttttctgcttcacactgttttgcgctctttccacactgttttgcgctgtttccctctgttttgcgctgttttgcgctctttgcggtgtttcgcgctgtattcagtaagtagtaagaccgtgtcaatatatctataaagaaattgtgtagttaaacaaaattaatacctgcgtatgggataattgtgtcggaaattagtttatcgatgtcgacggactgaatgacactcgtacttggcgactaacagtcagaatttatacccgtgccaaaagtccatgtgccgttaggacaccaattccactgtatgattcgAAACTGAGCGCCTAGTTGccttttgttatgtgctgtgttgatatatttattcataattactatgtaatattaaaaatttgacagcgaaaatagccaaattagttgagctagtttggctgataaatagctaaaaacatgTGAATCCTATTTTCTCGCGGGGATGGGGAGatgtatggctcatagttcacgatctctccagacaaaaaataaattaaaaagtagtattccaacttagcttttaaaacattctgggcCATATCGAAGAGGTAAatatatcggccttaatctaaccgataccgaaaaaatggccgatacaTCTCTACTCTGTGCAAGCGTCACGACGAATAAATAATTGTATACCTGTACAACGAGGCTGCGATATGTATCATTTGCGCCGTACTGTACCTACTACGcccgaacaaaattattttaaatccaGTGAGGTAAATACGTACCTGGcatattgatatatttctgtacatgtatttgcgtttttttaattttcttagcAGGTTttgtgaatatttattttggcTTAGATTGTAGACTACAGTTGTACCGGTAACAGTATTGGGGTATCGTGTATTGTTGGGTTCTTGTCATAAACAGACATAGGGCCCAGTACTTTAGTATAGTTTCGTTGGTAAGCAGTTGCGCAGTGGTACCGTCGAACAGATACTCCTAATACAGaataaaaaacttcaaaatgttttaacaaaaatgatttattttcagatatttagaTCTACCACTGCACAAAAGATTCCCTttggttatattttgtgtataaGCAGAACTGAGATTTTCACTGCTGCACTGTGTTCCGGTGTATGTTTCTTGTCATCGGCTAATGCACAAGTTCCTGAAGTTGGATCAAAAAAATAGGCAAGAAGCGAATAGATAGCAGAAGGTTGGCTGGATATTTTGATATACACCAATGTAAAATCatattgcatgttattggtatgCTGTATGTACAGATGTACGATATTTATGGTATCAATGATTCTGACTCGTGCTACATAAAATGAAACTAGAATATTGTAGTACCATGCCCATGAATTTCACCAAATGCTAGAATGAGTATATTGATAACTATAAATTGCCAATAACTTATCATGAatgccagtggcggcgcgtcaatagggccaaccggggcaatgccccggttgttttttcggtataataaaaaatattcgaaaaatacctcaatatcggttgcacagactgtctacactagccatattctcccgacatggttcatttttcgctcgcaaagccttcgccgaacgtcgacggggcgacgccgattttgccccggttgctcattgtatatcgtattctctcttttatcttccactcgccgcgtttgttttctgtttcttttactaaatcatcggggctagccccgaaattatgacgacacaatgccgacgtttcttacaacaacgtgttgacatattcacgcattccttctcgttcgttggttgcttgaagagttgatagtttcctcgccttcgtttttgtcgcttgtttcgctatttgaatcagttagagacctttagtggatttgctttcgattttccacattccttttgagctcctcacttctttccggcttcgcatttcttagccttagacctcataatgaataaggttgatgcactacttcgcaccccgttttcgcagctgccgctggaacaaaaattagaggtacaacgtcttgggccttatcaaccaaaaaattgttcactggaactggaacaatcccatgacggaggaaagcgtcggcgtacattctgcgcagaaacttggtataaaaaacacgaatggttgtgttacagcgatgacaaaaatgcacttttttgtttttattgcctactttttgctaccgcccgtgactcacgttggtgtaattttggttttagagatctcaAACagctttccgagcgtgccagggatcatcaatcttctatggagcatctggacaatgcagtaaaataccgaacattcggaaatgttaatattgcagcacagttggatgaaggacgcgcggtttctattcgtcggcacaaccaaaacgtcgagaaaaaccgccatgttcttgatagatgttttgaagttcattggttgtcaagagctgtccctccgtgggcacgatgaacgggctggctcttctaatagaggggtatttttggatatggtggaatacaccgcatccctagatacagtaatgagagatcatcttgatgccgcaactgtttcgaaagggacatctaaggatatccaaaatgatttgctcgactcaatgtataaaatttatttacaacatttggttctggaaattgagaattgccagttcctttcgattcagtctgacgagacaactgacatcacgtgcgtttcccaactggctgtgatttttcggtttgtgaaagatggtaaacctaccgagagatttcacagctttgtgccattcgttgatcgcacggcttgcgggatatcggctgtactgaaagaagtgttacagccttacaacgcgaagtcaaaattgatagctcaaacttatgacggcgcggcagtcatgagtgggtctaaacatggtgttcaagtttatataaaagaagattttcctcatgcgcattttttacattgttatgcacaccaatttaacctcgttattaaaaatatgtgccttgatacccctctcgtccgtatattttttgcaaatgtttcggggttttcttcatttttttccgtttcgccgaagcgctctgacctcttttgccagatatgtagccgccgtctcccagcttgtgcaccaacacgttggaacttccaatcacgcgtggtgcagggcgtgtccgaaattaggtctgagcgcattgagtgtttcaatggcattcagagctctccggtttgggacgaacgctctgtgagggaggcggcaggtctaaagcgtctgctagaagatggtgagttttcattttttctcgcttttttctccacaatattctatcacgtggatgtattatacggcgcattgcagtcaaggctaatggatggagcgtctatgcagtcgtgtatttcagacttctgcgatgctgtatctcgtatccgggaaacaataaaatacgacgacacatggagtgcttctttacgccgcgggcaaacaacgcagcgtttgattttgtctgcaaaggaatgctgtgacattctggtgaatcaaataggcgatcgtctgcgcactgaacaccttgccgcgttctctttgataaaccccaaaattttttcaaaatttgcacgtcaatttcccatccatttgttggctactgtctccaaattttaccccatgataaacgtgggtaaattggaaaatgaattgcgatgtatatacattatacaccaatcaaacttttttgaacatcacatcaacttgcgcacTCTATGgattcctcatagataacactctagtaactacttttgcggcgtctgcaaaatttctggacatcattttgacgacgcctatttcttccgccgacgcagagcgaacattcagcacggtgaagcgtattaaaacgtatctcagaaaaacaatgaagcaagatagattaaattccttggctgttttatccattccccaagacgttatttctggaatgcatgactttaatcagcgagttattgagcattttgcttccaagaaaccgcggcgtgttgcatatatgttcaagcagtagaagtctagcagcatatatatctatgagtgagcgacgcatgtccttatctttgcattaactttcctttcttcatagtaacgttttaaaccttattttaggttttgtctgctttcccgaagtttctgttaatatgtcattgtatttatctgggtaaatattgcctttccttttgaaagaggtttcaaaataaactatgtctatatttattaatcccttgacttgaaccggttttaaagacactttcttatcgttaaaaattgtcgcttttgccgattggttgttaccgatggaatggtttttatactcataaaatgatgggagaacttacagcgctcatcctgtccccgtagatggagGTGACTTggcccgcagtagcttgccccggttgtcaaaatgaccacgcgcagCCACTGATGAATGCAAAGGTTCAtgcagtgatgagctggaaaaatcgtaacaaccggaacgcaccaaATTCctgaaaatgtaatatatatatatttacaacacgacgcTACCAGTAATTTTGTCTGTCGTAAGATAGAGCCGAAGAACCATaatgaaatatggaaaaattatctgaaattaAAACTGAAAGAATATTCATACTAAgtcaatacaaatgttattattagaaaGGTATTGGATGAATTTTACACAGGGATCAAACGTCGGCGAAACATCCATTACACGTTACTGCTGTGCACTAATTATTTGTCAGTTGTAATGTAAAAAGAATTATGATGCAACAAAACATCAATTAATAACTAAGTTTCCCGCAGAAACTAGTTTTtgaaccataattttattttaacaacagGACCGCAAACGTAATAAAATGTCCAACACCCGGAACGCCGTTCCAGTGCATTCCGGCTATCATAACTATTTCTTTAATGTAATattgttttctgatttttcatttatttctacagCTGTTTCAAGTCAAGTAAACTGTCTGAGGGAGTGCCATGATGATGATCAATTTCATCAGCTATATTAGAAGAGCAAATTTGTGAGTTTGTCACTATTTGAATGCCATACTATTTGTATGTAAACTGTCCTAACTTTATGTCTGCAGTTTTCAGTAAAAAAAGGAATATCAGCCTCTTTAGTATCAGCTGTTGAATGAAAGTTATTTTTAGTTTGTGTGTATAATCTGTATTATTCGTATAATGTGAGGATACTTTTATCAACCAAATGTTAGGGTAAATTTCTTATTGGTATTGTCACAGATCTGTTCAAGTAACCGAGATGTGACAAGCTTTTCAAAATCATTCTCATTGGTCATTTCTTGTTACATGCAGGCAAAACTAGTGTCACATGATTTTAAAGTAAAGCAAAGTTGTTAGACATGCAATCACAATCGAAGTTTTGCAGTATAATCAAGAGCCTTCATTAAATAtctgaaaactaaaaatactcTACTGTTTTACTTCTCCAAAttcgaataaataaatatacattggATTTCatgtaattcaaaaatatcattttacaattcAGAAAAATCTGTACAAATTCGAATACAAATTATTCTGTTTTAGTCATTGCCTAGGTCGAATTTGCTTCAATATCTAGCGCACTTCATCAATATACTATCTTTaaccctgtatttttatttatattgttcagGTCATGAAGACAAACAACTGGATATGGATATGATTATGGTAAGAGTGTTGTCGAGTCAAGGTTGCCACAATGCATCATTCTACGCCTTCGTGTCCAACAAATATGTGGAACCCGTTAACTTAAGcttaacaaacaaataattcttgCATGCTGAAACATTTGAAGGTAACGTAGTAATGTCAATTTTTCGTCACTTGGCGAGTCTTCCGcagaagaaataaataaaacttccAAATAGCAATGAAAGCAACAACTATGATTGCACATGTGTCTGTGTGCATTACGTTGACACATTCCTGTCACAAAGCTGTAAGGCCAGGATAAAATTTAGCACCTCTTCCGAATTGATTCTATATCTTTTTCCATTTGTTAAATGTCAATACATTTTAGCAGTCATTTGAAcaaatgaatattagttatttttgcaaaacaaatttcaaaataataaaatgttaaatatgtGGAAGCCTGTGGCCCAGAACTTGCCAGGGATAGGTTTTCAACTGAAGTGTGTTTATTTTGTCTGTTTCATTCGAAGTAGGATGTGGGTTCTATAATTTAAGTGTTCGTTGTTACGTTGAGGTTTTAGGAGAAAAATATTAGATTCAATTGGTCTTGTagaccagggtcgtccaacccgtggcccacGAGCCATATGTGGAAGCATTTCAAGTGGCCCGTGCTGATTTTCAGAATTGAATGAAACAATTGAGTAAAACTTTTTTCGAGTGGTGTAGTAGGCCTATACAAAGATGTGGtacaaacgatttgtttatttccctgaaatgcgctctgtCAGCCTTTCCAAACAAGCCATGAGTGCCATTTGGAATTAAAACCAACTGagaggagatatcgatacataaagatgccatagtcgcttacacacttggtctTTTAGTACTcatatgatttttatttgtattgttcGGATTGCCAATGATTTACGTCCGAAAATAAAagaggtgtttgcaaaaatagcctgtcaagacagaccataactcgtGTTGAAGAGCTCGGGAATTCTATTGCGGAAATTTCaattgcaaaagcgggaaattttttattgtatt
The genomic region above belongs to Styela clava chromosome 13, kaStyClav1.hap1.2, whole genome shotgun sequence and contains:
- the LOC120332243 gene encoding cold shock-like protein CspLA, translated to MAETGKVKWFNVTKGFGFIERENGDDVFVHHSAIAGSGYTTLSEGDSVCFDVAPSPKGPQAKNVKYQS